The Flavobacterium sp. HJ-32-4 genome contains a region encoding:
- the yidC gene encoding membrane protein insertase YidC → MEEQKKFDPKSIIGFVLIFGILMWMMYQNQPKPEAKAKAKKEAAAPAKAAPAPDPMATVEADTTLADSSKLAKLRGTLGNFAYSATLPSAKGGTTTIENDVLRLVISNKGGYITEATLKKFERFEKGSGQLVSLVKNNNAHLNLKLQTLDNRSLDTKNLFFEPTLTKNGNEQVLTMRLKAGANEYLEYRYALKDDYMLDFSIRSQGLSKTLNTSKPLDLEWDLKSYRNEKSVAYENRYADVRYRYEDDKNDYLGQGQDKTETLSDVSYVAFKQHFFTSILLTDRKFKKAEVYSNNLVHDDTKDTIFTKQFRATLPLAFNAGEISEKMNWYYGPTDYKKLASYERDVENIVPLGWGIFGWINRHLFIPTFGFLMSFLLPGLAIILFTILVRLVMSPVTYKSYVSQAKMKVLRPDIAALNDKYKNDAMKKQQETMKLYNQAGVNPMAGCLPALLQIPVFYSLFQLFPAAIELRQKSFLWAKDLSSFDQVFKLPFHIPAYGDHVSLFPILAALAIFFYMKMTTGDQPMTAPQQEGMPDMQKIMKVMIYISPLMMLIFFNNYASGLSLYYFISNTITIAIMLVIKNYIVDNDKIHAAIQANKQREPKQMGKFQRKMQEMMEQAEAQKKKK, encoded by the coding sequence ATGGAAGAACAAAAGAAATTTGACCCAAAATCGATCATCGGATTTGTCCTCATCTTCGGTATCCTGATGTGGATGATGTACCAGAACCAGCCAAAGCCTGAAGCCAAGGCCAAGGCAAAAAAGGAAGCGGCGGCACCGGCCAAGGCAGCACCCGCTCCGGATCCGATGGCGACGGTCGAAGCCGATACGACACTGGCGGATTCCTCAAAATTGGCGAAACTCCGCGGCACACTCGGTAATTTTGCCTATTCCGCGACCCTGCCATCCGCAAAAGGAGGCACTACTACGATCGAAAATGACGTGCTACGTTTGGTAATTTCCAACAAAGGCGGCTATATCACGGAAGCTACGCTGAAGAAGTTCGAGCGTTTCGAGAAAGGATCGGGGCAACTCGTGAGCCTGGTCAAAAACAACAACGCCCACCTGAACCTGAAGTTGCAGACGTTGGACAACCGTTCGCTTGATACCAAGAATTTGTTCTTCGAACCGACACTGACGAAAAATGGCAACGAGCAGGTACTGACCATGCGTCTGAAGGCCGGTGCAAACGAATACCTCGAGTACCGCTATGCGTTGAAAGACGATTATATGCTTGACTTCAGCATCCGTTCACAGGGACTGTCGAAGACGCTTAACACGTCGAAACCGCTTGATTTGGAGTGGGACCTGAAATCGTACCGCAACGAGAAGAGTGTGGCGTATGAAAACCGCTACGCCGACGTTCGTTACCGCTATGAAGACGATAAGAACGATTACCTCGGGCAGGGACAAGACAAAACCGAAACCCTTTCGGATGTGTCGTACGTGGCGTTCAAACAGCATTTCTTTACGTCGATCCTCCTGACGGACCGTAAGTTCAAGAAGGCAGAAGTCTATTCGAACAACCTCGTGCACGACGATACGAAAGACACCATCTTCACCAAGCAATTCCGCGCGACGCTGCCACTGGCTTTCAACGCCGGTGAGATCAGCGAGAAGATGAACTGGTATTACGGTCCGACCGATTATAAGAAACTCGCTTCGTACGAGCGCGACGTGGAAAACATCGTGCCGCTGGGCTGGGGTATCTTCGGCTGGATCAACCGCCACCTGTTTATCCCGACGTTTGGCTTCCTGATGTCGTTCTTGTTGCCGGGTCTGGCCATTATCCTGTTCACCATCCTGGTGCGTCTCGTGATGTCGCCGGTGACGTATAAATCGTATGTATCGCAGGCCAAGATGAAGGTACTGCGTCCGGATATCGCTGCGTTGAACGACAAATACAAGAACGACGCGATGAAGAAGCAGCAGGAAACGATGAAACTGTATAACCAGGCAGGCGTTAACCCGATGGCGGGCTGTTTGCCAGCGTTGCTGCAGATTCCGGTTTTTTACTCGTTGTTCCAGTTGTTCCCGGCTGCAATTGAATTGCGCCAGAAGAGCTTCCTTTGGGCGAAAGATCTCTCGTCATTCGACCAGGTGTTCAAATTACCGTTTCACATCCCCGCGTATGGCGACCACGTGAGCCTGTTTCCGATACTGGCCGCGCTGGCGATCTTTTTCTACATGAAGATGACGACCGGCGACCAGCCGATGACGGCACCACAGCAGGAAGGTATGCCGGATATGCAGAAAATCATGAAAGTGATGATCTACATCTCGCCGTTGATGATGTTGATTTTCTTCAACAACTATGCATCCGGACTCAGTTTGTACTACTTTATCTCGAACACGATCACGATTGCGATCATGCTCGTCATCAAGAACTACATCGTAGACAACGACAAGATCCACGCCGCCATCCAGGCCAACAAGCAACGCGAGCCGAAGCAAATGGGTAAATTCCAGCGTAAGATGCAGGAAATGATGGAGCAGGCGGAAGCGCAGAAGAAGAAGAAATAG
- a CDS encoding toxin-antitoxin system YwqK family antitoxin: MKRLLLIALMLSVTTGFAQEVNQLDAEGRKHGLWRGVYEESKRPRYEGTFEHGVETGTFKYFDDTKTGGVIATRVFTNNGHNAYTTLFTRKGNKVSEGLTVDRVNEGKWIYYHEDLPDIMTTETYVKGKLEGVRKVFFRGGAIAEECGYRNDLKDGIYKKYTEKGIVLEESHYKAGQPEGHAIYRDAEGNLVAEGEYVNGAKKGIWTIRDENNKLTKVRFPLKTKKFEKRKKS; encoded by the coding sequence ATGAAACGACTACTTCTTATTGCTCTAATGTTGTCTGTCACCACCGGATTTGCTCAGGAGGTGAACCAATTGGATGCGGAGGGCCGCAAACACGGACTCTGGCGCGGTGTCTACGAAGAATCAAAACGCCCGCGCTACGAAGGCACTTTCGAACATGGCGTCGAGACCGGCACTTTCAAATACTTTGATGATACGAAGACAGGCGGTGTGATTGCCACACGGGTGTTCACCAACAACGGGCATAATGCCTACACGACCTTGTTTACGCGAAAAGGCAACAAAGTGAGTGAAGGGCTCACCGTGGACCGGGTGAACGAAGGCAAATGGATCTACTATCACGAAGACCTTCCGGATATCATGACTACCGAAACCTACGTCAAAGGCAAACTGGAAGGCGTGCGCAAGGTCTTTTTCCGCGGCGGTGCGATTGCCGAGGAATGTGGCTACCGCAACGATTTGAAAGACGGGATATATAAGAAATACACTGAAAAAGGGATTGTCTTAGAAGAATCCCACTACAAAGCCGGACAACCCGAAGGCCACGCCATTTACCGCGATGCCGAAGGTAACCTGGTGGCGGAAGGCGAATATGTGAACGGCGCCAAAAAAGGGATCTGGACCATCCGCGACGAAAACAATAAACTCACCAAAGTGCGGTTTCCGTTGAAGACGAAGAAGTTTGAGAAGCGGAAGAAAAGTTAG